A window of the Canis lupus baileyi chromosome 8, mCanLup2.hap1, whole genome shotgun sequence genome harbors these coding sequences:
- the ZNF200 gene encoding zinc finger protein 200 isoform X2, with translation MAAKVVPMPLKSKRSFILRVPPDSKLGQDLLRDATGGPKTIHELVLEHFLTFLPEPSLVQPNQKVKETLVIMKDVSSNFQNRLQPHPMLKLLPGKGIQQKQDTVSLYLKTDPEELVVFEDLNVFHSQEECVSLDATQQPTSEKEDNIGEMTLLVMVKGILK, from the exons ATGGCTGCAAAAGTGGTTCCAATGCCCCTAAAGTCAAAGCGGTCCTTTATACTGAGAGTTCCTCCAGACTCCAAACTAGGACAAGACCTACTTCGAGATGCTACTGGTGGGCCCAAGACCATCCACGAGCTGGTTCTGGAGCACTTCCTCACCTTCTTGCCAGAGCCAAGCCTGGTCCAGCCCAACCAGAAAGTCAAGGAGACCTTGGTTATTATGAAGGATGTGAGCTCAAACTTTCAGAACAGAC TGCAACCTCATCCTATGTTGAAGCTTCTGCCTGGGAAAGGGATCCAGCAAAAACAGGACACTGTGTCTCTGTATTTGAAAActgaccctgag GAACTGGTGGTCTTTGAGGATTTGAATGTATTTCACTCTCAAGAAGAATGTGTGAGCCTAGATGCTACTCAACAGCCCACCTCAGAGAAGGAAGACAATATTGGGGAGATGACGTTACTGG TAATGGTTAAAGGTATTCTTAAATGA